In Aggregatibacter sp. 2125159857, one DNA window encodes the following:
- a CDS encoding oxaloacetate decarboxylase subunit gamma: protein MTSAELFGEGINLIFSGMGFVLVFLLILIWAIGLMSKLINRFFPEPLPSPKTPSNATALSAAPTDDFERLRPVIAAAIAHHRRTQQFK, encoded by the coding sequence ATGACTTCAGCAGAACTTTTCGGTGAAGGAATTAATCTGATATTCTCAGGGATGGGCTTTGTGTTGGTCTTTTTGCTCATTTTAATTTGGGCAATTGGACTCATGTCTAAACTTATCAACCGCTTTTTTCCCGAACCTCTCCCCTCACCCAAAACGCCTTCAAATGCTACCGCACTTTCTGCGGCACCTACTGACGATTTTGAGCGTTTGCGCCCTGTAATTGCAGCGGCTATCGCGCACCATCGCCGTACCCAACAGTTCAAATAA
- the pyk gene encoding pyruvate kinase, translating into MSRRLRRTKIVCTMGPATDRGNNLEKIIAAGANVVRMNFSHGTPEDHIARAEKVREIAKKLGKTVAILGDLQGPKIRVSTFKDGKIFLNIGDKFVLDAELPKGEGTQEVVGLDYKTLPQDVVPGDILLLDDGRVQLKVLSTEGAKVFTEVTVGGPLSNNKGINKLGGGLSADALTEKDKADIITAARIGVDYLAVSFPRSGEDLNYARQLARDAGLNAKIVAKVERAEAVATDEAMDDIILASDVIMVARGDLGVEIGDPELVAVQKKLIRRSRQLNRVVITATQMMESMISNPMPTRAEVMDVANAVLDGTDAVMLSAETAAGQYPAETVASMAKVCLGAEKMPGASVSHHRINVEFDDIEETIAMSAMFAANHMKGVSAIIAMSSSGRTPLLMSRISSGLPIFALSRHQETLNLCALYRGVTPVLYDDISRTMEGAQKAISLLKDKGFLMAGDVVLLTQGAEFADSGSNTCRILTVE; encoded by the coding sequence ATGTCTAGAAGACTCAGAAGAACGAAAATTGTATGTACTATGGGGCCGGCAACCGACCGTGGTAACAATTTGGAAAAAATTATTGCCGCTGGGGCGAATGTCGTGCGCATGAACTTCTCGCATGGCACACCGGAAGACCATATTGCCCGTGCTGAGAAAGTACGCGAAATAGCGAAGAAATTAGGAAAAACGGTTGCGATCTTAGGTGACTTACAAGGCCCGAAAATTCGGGTATCTACCTTTAAAGACGGTAAAATTTTCTTAAATATCGGCGACAAATTTGTTTTAGATGCTGAGTTACCGAAAGGTGAGGGAACACAAGAAGTGGTTGGTTTAGACTATAAAACCTTACCTCAAGATGTCGTACCGGGCGATATTCTTTTATTAGACGATGGTCGCGTTCAATTAAAAGTGTTATCCACCGAAGGCGCAAAAGTTTTCACTGAGGTAACCGTTGGTGGACCTTTATCAAATAATAAAGGTATCAATAAATTAGGTGGGGGGTTATCAGCTGATGCACTAACTGAGAAAGATAAAGCCGATATTATCACCGCTGCCCGTATTGGGGTGGATTATTTGGCCGTTTCTTTCCCACGTTCCGGCGAGGACTTAAATTATGCCCGTCAATTAGCGAGAGACGCCGGCTTGAATGCAAAAATCGTTGCTAAAGTGGAACGTGCCGAAGCGGTAGCTACCGATGAAGCGATGGATGACATCATTTTAGCGTCTGATGTTATCATGGTTGCCCGCGGGGACTTAGGGGTTGAAATCGGTGATCCGGAATTAGTCGCCGTTCAGAAAAAATTGATTCGTCGTTCTCGTCAATTAAATCGTGTGGTGATTACTGCAACACAAATGATGGAATCGATGATCAGCAATCCAATGCCAACCCGCGCAGAAGTTATGGACGTGGCAAATGCCGTATTAGACGGTACTGACGCAGTTATGCTGTCTGCGGAAACGGCTGCTGGTCAATATCCAGCGGAAACAGTGGCGTCTATGGCAAAAGTGTGCTTAGGGGCAGAAAAAATGCCGGGAGCCAGCGTGTCACACCATCGTATAAATGTCGAATTTGATGATATTGAGGAAACGATTGCAATGTCGGCGATGTTCGCAGCGAATCATATGAAAGGGGTGAGTGCTATTATTGCCATGAGTAGTAGTGGTCGTACGCCATTGTTAATGTCTCGAATCAGTTCCGGTTTGCCTATTTTTGCGTTATCTCGTCACCAAGAAACCTTAAATTTGTGTGCGTTATATCGCGGTGTAACACCGGTGCTTTATGATGACATCAGCCGCACAATGGAAGGGGCGCAAAAAGCGATTTCCTTGTTAAAAGATAAAGGCTTCTTAATGGCAGGGGATGTAGTGTTATTAACTCAAGGGGCAGAATTTGCAGACAGCGGTTCAAATACCTGCCGTATTTTGACAGTAGAGTAA
- the mutL gene encoding DNA mismatch repair endonuclease MutL, which produces MTIRILSPQLANQIAAGEVVERPASVVKELVENSLDAGADKIQIDIENGGASLIRIRDNGIGIAKEELALALARHATSKIADLADLEAILSLGFRGEALASISSVSRLTLTSRTAEQNEAWQVYAQGRDMETTIQPASHPVGTTVEVANLFFNTPARRKFLRSEKTEFSHIDEVIRRIALAKFNISFTLTHNGKVLRQYKSAVTNEQKLKRVAAICGDDFIQNALQIDWKHDDLHLSGWVATPHFHRPQNDLNYCYVNGRMVRDKIITHAIRQAYADYLTNEQYPAFVLFIDLNPNDVDVNVHPTKHEVRFQQSRLVHDFITQGITNALASEPMPLNTPSTEYRVEEPSGAWEVSTQTKPNRSAAGQNIFAQPATYSASAHQENRYHEPQKQRQNPPHFYSGSSPHEPITPKVLEAHNALWTSSEKHVQTNVTEVKKPNTHFLHALALIQYEALLLQQEQRFYLLSLARLQQLKQTLNLTLVPTSQPLLIPIIFRLSDAQWQAWLQQKAFFEQIGFVFMEEAAQHKITLQKVSAHLRQQNLQHMIVSLLNQSFENLPEFLTALLAPLASPPITVLADAVNLLTETEQLLAKQQQIRLLDLLVEIDWQPYLTQLTR; this is translated from the coding sequence ATGACTATACGTATTTTATCGCCACAATTAGCCAACCAAATTGCTGCCGGAGAAGTGGTCGAACGCCCTGCTTCGGTGGTAAAAGAATTGGTGGAAAACAGCCTGGATGCCGGTGCCGATAAAATTCAAATTGATATTGAAAACGGCGGTGCAAGCCTTATTCGGATTCGCGACAACGGCATTGGCATCGCCAAGGAAGAATTGGCTTTAGCGCTTGCTCGTCACGCCACCAGTAAAATCGCCGATCTTGCCGATTTGGAAGCCATTTTAAGTTTGGGATTCCGTGGTGAAGCCCTTGCCAGTATCAGTTCCGTTTCCCGTTTAACCCTCACCTCTCGTACTGCAGAGCAAAACGAAGCTTGGCAGGTCTATGCCCAAGGCCGCGACATGGAAACCACCATTCAACCGGCATCCCATCCGGTGGGTACAACCGTTGAGGTGGCAAATTTATTTTTTAACACGCCCGCCCGTCGCAAATTTTTACGTTCCGAGAAAACCGAATTTTCTCATATTGATGAAGTTATTCGCCGTATTGCGTTAGCCAAATTTAATATCAGTTTTACCCTCACACATAATGGCAAAGTATTACGCCAATACAAAAGTGCGGTCACGAATGAACAAAAATTAAAGCGTGTTGCGGCGATTTGTGGTGATGATTTTATTCAGAATGCGTTGCAAATTGATTGGAAACACGATGATCTCCATTTGTCCGGTTGGGTCGCTACGCCCCACTTTCATCGTCCGCAAAATGACTTAAATTATTGTTATGTGAATGGTCGGATGGTTCGCGATAAAATCATTACCCACGCCATTCGACAAGCCTACGCCGACTATTTAACTAACGAGCAGTACCCTGCTTTTGTGCTGTTTATTGATCTCAATCCCAACGATGTTGATGTGAACGTCCATCCTACTAAACATGAAGTGCGTTTCCAGCAATCTCGTTTGGTACATGATTTCATCACCCAAGGCATCACCAATGCGTTAGCCTCCGAGCCAATGCCGTTGAACACGCCTTCAACAGAATATCGCGTGGAAGAACCCTCCGGTGCATGGGAAGTTTCCACGCAAACGAAACCTAATCGCTCGGCTGCGGGACAAAATATATTTGCTCAACCAGCGACTTATTCCGCCAGTGCCCATCAAGAAAACAGATATCACGAACCTCAAAAACAGCGTCAAAATCCACCGCACTTTTATAGTGGTTCGTCCCCTCATGAGCCGATAACACCGAAGGTACTCGAGGCGCATAATGCGTTGTGGACGTCTTCGGAGAAACACGTGCAAACCAACGTAACCGAAGTCAAAAAGCCAAATACCCATTTCTTGCACGCACTCGCATTAATTCAATATGAAGCCTTGTTGTTACAGCAAGAGCAACGTTTTTACTTGTTATCGCTCGCGCGTTTACAACAGCTCAAACAAACGCTGAATTTAACTTTAGTGCCAACCTCTCAACCATTGTTAATTCCAATTATTTTCCGCTTATCAGATGCACAATGGCAGGCATGGCTTCAACAAAAAGCCTTTTTCGAGCAAATCGGCTTTGTTTTTATGGAAGAGGCGGCGCAACACAAAATCACGTTACAAAAAGTATCGGCACATTTGCGCCAACAAAACTTACAACACATGATTGTGTCGTTATTAAATCAATCTTTCGAAAATTTACCTGAATTTTTGACCGCACTTTTGGCACCTTTAGCCTCCCCGCCAATCACCGTGCTTGCCGATGCGGTAAATTTACTGACTGAAACAGAACAGTTACTCGCGAAACAGCAGCAAATTCGCCTGTTAGATTTGTTGGTAGAAATTGACTGGCAGCCTTATTTAACTCAATTAACCCGCTAA
- the oadA gene encoding sodium-extruding oxaloacetate decarboxylase subunit alpha, whose product MTKKIKMTELVLRDAHQSLFATRLRLDDMLPIAQELDNIGYWSLEAWGGATFDSCIRFLGEDPWVRLRELKKACPKTPLQMLLRGQNLLGYRHYADDVVERFVERCVANGMDVFRVFDALNDPRNMKAALQAVRKFGGHAQGTLSYTTSPVHTMQTWLDTTEQLLEIGIDSLVIKDMSGILNPMAAADLVREIKKRFDVELHLHCHSTTGMAEMALLKAIEAGVDGIDTAISSMSGTYGHPATESMVATLQGTEYDTGLDIPRLEKIAAYFRNVRKKYAKFEGQLRGVDSRILVAQVPGGMLTNLENQLKQQNASDKLDLVLEEIPRVRKDLGYIPLVTPTSQIVGTQSVINVLTGERYKTIAKETAGILKGEYGKTPAPVDSALQARVLEGAAPVTDRPADHIAPEMAKIEAEVAEQAKAKGVKLADNAVDDALIVALFPQIAWKFLESRNNPAAFEPAPTGNESAVENKPVSKAASGSAVYTVELEGKAFVVKVSEGGDISHVATTTVPAAPQAASAPTSGGTPVTAPMAGNIWKVVATEGQTVAAGDVLFILEAMKMETEVKAAQAGTVRGICVKAGDAVAVGDTVMNLV is encoded by the coding sequence ATGACTAAAAAAATTAAAATGACCGAACTGGTACTTCGTGATGCTCACCAATCGCTTTTCGCGACCCGTTTACGTCTCGATGACATGTTGCCAATCGCTCAAGAATTAGACAATATCGGCTATTGGTCGTTAGAAGCTTGGGGTGGTGCAACCTTTGACAGTTGTATTCGTTTTTTAGGTGAAGATCCGTGGGTGCGTTTGCGTGAATTGAAAAAAGCCTGTCCGAAAACCCCGTTACAAATGCTGTTACGAGGTCAAAACCTCTTAGGTTATCGCCACTATGCCGATGATGTGGTGGAACGTTTCGTCGAACGTTGCGTAGCAAACGGTATGGACGTTTTCCGCGTATTTGATGCGCTTAACGATCCACGTAATATGAAAGCGGCGTTGCAAGCCGTGCGTAAATTCGGCGGTCATGCACAAGGGACATTAAGTTATACCACCAGCCCGGTACACACCATGCAAACCTGGCTTGATACCACCGAACAATTATTGGAAATCGGTATTGACAGCTTAGTGATTAAAGATATGTCAGGTATTTTGAATCCGATGGCGGCGGCAGACTTAGTGCGCGAAATCAAAAAACGTTTCGACGTGGAATTACATTTACACTGCCACTCGACTACCGGTATGGCGGAAATGGCGCTGTTAAAAGCCATTGAAGCAGGCGTAGATGGTATTGATACTGCAATTTCCTCTATGTCAGGCACCTACGGCCACCCGGCAACAGAATCCATGGTGGCAACCTTACAAGGCACTGAATATGACACCGGTTTGGATATTCCGCGTTTGGAAAAAATCGCTGCCTATTTCCGTAATGTGCGTAAAAAATATGCCAAATTTGAAGGTCAGCTACGTGGCGTAGATAGCCGTATTTTAGTGGCACAAGTGCCGGGCGGTATGCTAACAAACTTGGAAAACCAACTAAAACAACAAAACGCTTCCGACAAATTGGATTTGGTTTTAGAAGAAATTCCACGCGTACGTAAAGATTTGGGTTACATTCCGCTTGTTACCCCAACCTCTCAAATTGTCGGCACACAATCAGTCATTAATGTGCTGACAGGCGAACGTTATAAAACCATCGCGAAAGAAACTGCTGGTATTTTAAAAGGTGAATACGGTAAAACGCCTGCACCGGTAGATAGCGCATTACAAGCTCGCGTATTAGAGGGTGCCGCTCCGGTGACTGACCGTCCTGCCGATCACATTGCGCCTGAAATGGCGAAAATTGAAGCTGAAGTTGCCGAACAAGCCAAAGCGAAAGGGGTTAAATTAGCAGACAACGCTGTAGACGATGCTTTAATTGTGGCGCTGTTCCCTCAAATCGCTTGGAAATTCTTAGAAAGCCGTAACAACCCTGCAGCCTTTGAACCGGCACCAACCGGCAATGAAAGTGCGGTGGAAAATAAACCTGTTTCTAAAGCAGCGTCCGGTTCCGCCGTTTATACCGTGGAATTAGAAGGCAAAGCCTTTGTGGTGAAAGTCAGTGAAGGCGGCGACATTTCGCACGTAGCCACAACCACAGTACCAGCTGCGCCGCAAGCCGCATCAGCACCAACCAGTGGTGGCACACCGGTAACTGCGCCAATGGCGGGTAACATTTGGAAAGTGGTGGCAACAGAAGGTCAAACTGTTGCTGCAGGTGATGTGTTATTCATTCTTGAAGCCATGAAAATGGAAACAGAAGTCAAAGCGGCACAAGCCGGTACCGTGCGTGGTATTTGTGTCAAAGCCGGCGATGCCGTCGCGGTGGGTGATACCGTCATGAACCTCGTCTAA
- the tsaE gene encoding tRNA (adenosine(37)-N6)-threonylcarbamoyltransferase complex ATPase subunit type 1 TsaE, with translation MTERFTQYIPHENAMCAFGKQLINAICRLPSQQNVTLYLNGDLGAGKTTLSRGMIQGLGYSGNVKSPTYTLVEEYAIGEKIIYHFDLYRLADPEELEFMGIRDYFADNTICLIEWAEKGADLLSPPDLLVNIGYAENARNIELVAQSTMGQQIIQQLT, from the coding sequence ATGACAGAAAGATTTACGCAATATATTCCTCATGAAAATGCGATGTGTGCTTTTGGCAAGCAGCTTATCAACGCCATCTGCCGACTTCCGAGTCAGCAAAACGTTACGCTTTATTTAAACGGCGATCTTGGCGCAGGTAAAACTACCTTAAGCCGTGGCATGATTCAAGGATTAGGTTATTCGGGCAATGTGAAAAGCCCAACCTATACGTTAGTGGAGGAATATGCCATCGGCGAGAAAATCATTTACCACTTCGATTTGTATCGCTTGGCTGATCCGGAAGAATTGGAATTTATGGGCATTCGTGATTATTTCGCAGACAACACGATTTGCTTAATTGAATGGGCAGAAAAAGGGGCAGATCTTCTGTCTCCACCGGATTTGCTGGTTAATATTGGTTATGCAGAAAATGCACGAAATATCGAATTAGTCGCTCAATCTACAATGGGGCAACAAATCATCCAACAACTTACTTAG
- a CDS encoding sodium ion-translocating decarboxylase subunit beta — translation MDSIIALIQGMGLFHLQWGQAVMIAISLLLLWLAISRKFEPLLLLPIGFGGLLSNIPEAGLAMTALENLLHLGSPEQIAVIAAKLGVAADPALIKTALATASGSTVNQLEALSMDMGYSAGILALFYKVAIGYGIAPLVIFMGVGAMTDFGPLLANPKTLLLGAAAQFGIFATVLGALALNYFGIIEFTLPQAASIGIIGGADGPTAIYLTSKLAPELLGAIAVAAYSYMALVPLIQPPIMKALTTEEERKIRMTQMRHVSNREKVLFPVILLLLVGLLLPDAAPLLGMFCFGNLMRVSGVVERLSDTTQNALINIVTIVLGLSVGSKLIADKFLQPQTLGILILGVIAFGIGTGSGVLMAKLMNKFSKNKINPLIGSAGVSAVPMAARVSNKIGLEADNQNFLLMHAMGPNVAGVIGSAIAAGVMLKYVSAMM, via the coding sequence ATGGATAGCATTATTGCATTAATTCAGGGTATGGGACTGTTCCATTTACAATGGGGGCAAGCGGTGATGATCGCTATCAGCTTGCTCCTGTTGTGGCTTGCCATTTCGCGCAAGTTTGAGCCATTGCTATTATTGCCTATCGGCTTTGGTGGATTGTTATCAAACATTCCCGAAGCCGGGCTTGCCATGACGGCATTGGAGAATTTGCTTCATCTTGGTTCACCGGAGCAAATTGCCGTCATTGCGGCGAAATTAGGCGTCGCCGCTGATCCGGCACTCATTAAAACTGCACTTGCGACAGCGTCCGGCTCTACCGTAAATCAACTGGAAGCCTTGTCTATGGACATGGGATACAGCGCTGGGATCTTGGCTTTGTTCTATAAAGTGGCTATCGGTTATGGCATTGCGCCGTTAGTAATTTTCATGGGCGTAGGCGCAATGACAGACTTCGGTCCGTTATTGGCAAATCCGAAAACATTGCTGCTTGGTGCAGCGGCACAGTTCGGTATTTTCGCGACCGTACTCGGTGCATTGGCATTGAACTATTTCGGTATTATCGAATTCACGCTCCCACAAGCGGCGTCCATCGGTATTATCGGTGGTGCGGATGGTCCAACTGCGATTTACCTCACCAGCAAACTCGCACCGGAATTGCTTGGCGCCATTGCTGTGGCGGCTTATTCCTACATGGCGTTAGTGCCATTGATTCAGCCACCGATCATGAAAGCCTTAACCACGGAGGAAGAACGCAAGATCCGTATGACACAAATGCGCCATGTGAGCAATCGTGAAAAAGTCTTGTTCCCGGTGATTTTGCTGTTGCTCGTTGGTTTACTTTTACCGGATGCTGCCCCATTGCTTGGAATGTTCTGTTTCGGTAACCTCATGCGCGTCAGTGGTGTGGTAGAACGTTTAAGCGATACCACGCAAAATGCCTTGATTAACATCGTCACCATCGTGCTTGGCTTATCTGTGGGTTCCAAACTCATCGCCGATAAATTCCTACAACCGCAAACCTTGGGTATTTTAATTCTTGGCGTGATTGCCTTCGGGATCGGTACCGGCAGCGGTGTGTTAATGGCGAAATTGATGAACAAATTCAGCAAAAACAAAATTAATCCGCTCATCGGTTCTGCCGGTGTGTCTGCCGTCCCCATGGCTGCACGGGTTTCTAACAAAATCGGTCTGGAAGCAGATAACCAAAACTTCCTACTCATGCATGCCATGGGGCCGAACGTTGCTGGTGTGATCGGTTCCGCCATCGCCGCTGGGGTGATGCTGAAATATGTGAGTGCAATGATGTAG
- a CDS encoding N-acetylmuramoyl-L-alanine amidase: MKITNMMRFILIYGLLFWATLASANTWTIAIDPGHGGKDPGAIGRNLKIYEKNVTLSIAKELKALLDKDPSFRAVLTRNGDYYISVPERSEIARKYKANYLVSIHADSSEASNLRGASVWVLSNRRANDEMGQWLEDHEKRSELLGGAGRVLASHNEKYLDQTVLDLQFGHSQRVGYELGSIVLRHFSQIASLNRATPRHASLGVLRSPDIPSILVETGFLSNSEEELKLSTSAYRKQIAKAIYNGLVEYRRKNFRNEPKIVTADKNEKTSEKSTALDVKDGGIRHKVKVGDSLSQLAEKYQVSSNDIVALNKLKRKELFVGETLKIPATAKPEAENKKAQTNKTESTNKRAQRKDVKNSRAAADKATKTSENNPSDVKQAMPKYHIVKQDETLYAIAREYKISPNKLLKLNPKLKDGKVLSGQKIQLLDDNPGKK, translated from the coding sequence ATGAAAATCACAAATATGATGAGATTTATTCTGATATACGGTCTTCTTTTTTGGGCGACACTCGCCTCAGCTAATACTTGGACGATTGCCATCGATCCCGGTCATGGTGGCAAAGATCCCGGGGCTATCGGGCGTAACCTCAAAATTTATGAAAAAAATGTCACGCTATCTATCGCAAAGGAACTCAAAGCCTTGTTGGATAAGGATCCCTCGTTCCGTGCCGTCTTAACCCGCAACGGTGATTACTATATTTCTGTGCCGGAACGTTCGGAAATTGCCCGAAAATACAAAGCCAATTATTTGGTGTCAATTCACGCCGACTCTTCCGAAGCCTCCAATTTACGAGGCGCTTCCGTGTGGGTGTTGTCGAATCGTCGCGCCAACGATGAAATGGGACAATGGTTGGAAGATCATGAAAAACGCTCAGAATTATTAGGCGGTGCTGGTCGCGTATTAGCCTCCCACAATGAAAAGTATTTAGATCAAACCGTATTGGATTTACAATTTGGTCACAGTCAACGTGTCGGCTATGAATTAGGTAGCATTGTTTTGCGCCATTTTTCCCAGATCGCCTCGCTAAATCGTGCAACACCACGCCATGCCAGCCTTGGCGTTTTACGTTCACCGGACATTCCGTCTATTTTGGTGGAAACCGGTTTTTTATCGAATTCAGAAGAAGAACTCAAGCTCAGCACCTCCGCCTATCGCAAGCAAATTGCCAAAGCGATTTATAACGGTTTAGTGGAATATCGTCGTAAAAATTTTAGAAATGAACCTAAAATTGTTACTGCCGACAAAAATGAAAAAACATCGGAAAAATCCACCGCACTTGATGTGAAAGACGGTGGTATTCGCCATAAAGTAAAAGTCGGTGATTCATTAAGTCAATTAGCAGAAAAATATCAAGTGTCATCGAATGACATTGTGGCGTTAAATAAATTAAAGCGGAAAGAATTATTCGTTGGCGAAACGCTTAAAATTCCGGCAACCGCAAAACCGGAAGCCGAGAATAAAAAAGCACAGACAAATAAAACAGAGTCAACGAATAAACGCGCACAAAGAAAAGACGTAAAAAATTCACGTGCGGCTGCTGATAAAGCCACTAAAACGTCCGAAAACAACCCGTCGGATGTGAAACAAGCCATGCCGAAATATCATATTGTCAAGCAAGATGAAACCCTTTACGCCATTGCCCGTGAATATAAAATTTCACCCAATAAGCTGTTGAAATTAAACCCGAAATTAAAAGATGGCAAAGTGTTAAGCGGACAAAAAATCCAACTGCTTGACGATAATCCAGGGAAGAAATAA
- the metF gene encoding methylenetetrahydrofolate reductase — translation MSYAKEIDNLNQHLASLDGKINVSFEFFPPKNEKMENLLWESIHRLKVLKPKFVSVTYGANSGERDRTHSVVKNIKQQTGLEAAPHLTGIDATPDELRAIAKDYWDNGIRRIVALRGDIPPGYNKPPFYASDLVALLRSVADFDISVAAYPEVHPEAKSAQADLINLKRKIDAGANHVITQFFFDIDSYLRFRDRCASIGIDTEIVPGILPVTNFKQLQKMASVTNVKIPAWMAKMYDGLDDDQTTRNLVAASIAIDMVRVLSREGVNDFHFYTLNRSELTYAICHLLGVRASL, via the coding sequence ATGAGTTATGCAAAAGAAATTGATAATTTAAACCAGCATTTAGCGAGTTTGGATGGCAAGATTAACGTTTCCTTTGAGTTTTTTCCGCCGAAAAATGAAAAGATGGAGAATCTTCTGTGGGAATCGATTCATCGTTTAAAAGTGCTAAAACCTAAGTTTGTCTCCGTTACTTACGGTGCAAACTCCGGTGAACGGGATCGTACTCACAGTGTTGTTAAAAATATTAAACAGCAGACAGGGTTAGAGGCTGCACCTCATTTAACCGGCATTGATGCCACACCCGATGAGTTACGCGCCATTGCCAAGGATTATTGGGATAATGGCATTCGTCGCATTGTTGCATTGCGCGGCGATATCCCTCCAGGTTATAACAAGCCGCCTTTCTATGCCTCAGATTTAGTGGCGTTATTACGTTCCGTTGCCGATTTTGACATTTCCGTTGCGGCATATCCGGAAGTGCATCCGGAGGCTAAATCAGCACAAGCTGACCTGATCAACTTAAAAAGAAAGATTGATGCCGGCGCAAACCATGTGATTACGCAATTTTTCTTTGATATAGACAGTTATTTACGTTTCCGAGACCGCTGTGCTTCTATTGGTATTGATACGGAAATTGTGCCGGGCATTTTGCCGGTAACAAATTTTAAACAGTTGCAAAAAATGGCGTCTGTTACAAACGTCAAAATTCCGGCGTGGATGGCAAAAATGTATGATGGCTTGGATGACGATCAAACTACGCGCAATCTCGTTGCCGCCAGCATTGCCATTGATATGGTACGTGTGTTATCTCGTGAAGGCGTGAACGATTTCCACTTCTACACATTAAACCGCAGTGAATTAACTTACGCCATTTGCCATCTTTTAGGCGTTCGGGCAAGTCTCTAA
- the rnd gene encoding ribonuclease D, which translates to MISQPKECQNPPHFKLITEDSALAEVCAFARQQSAVALDTEFVRTRTLYPQLGLVQLYAGDEVALIDPTTIQDFSPFIALLADDYVTKVLHACGEDLEVFQHTFQQLPQPMCDTQVMANFLGFANSPGFATLVQHYFQIEIDKGASRTDWLARPLSDTQLRYAAADVWYLLPLYQQMQAQLAQTEWQSAVKNECEFLLNKRAHSGKDPDTAYFAIPNAWKLNSLELVRLKILAKWRTQEAMKRDLALNFVVRSENLWAVAKYNPKSTSALLELGLSTSEVRIHGKKLLQLLEQVKRIDPKDYPPMIQRLTDDPRYKTALKALQQKLKEITPKNLPQELIASRRSLENLMKWHWLNASKEDLPELLQGWRKPFGDALLNVLKTL; encoded by the coding sequence ATGATTTCTCAACCCAAAGAATGCCAAAATCCACCGCACTTTAAACTCATTACTGAAGATAGCGCCTTGGCAGAGGTTTGCGCATTCGCTAGACAGCAAAGTGCGGTGGCTTTAGACACTGAATTTGTTCGCACCCGAACCCTTTACCCTCAGCTTGGCTTAGTTCAGCTCTACGCCGGTGATGAGGTAGCACTCATCGACCCAACAACGATTCAAGATTTTTCCCCTTTCATTGCCTTACTTGCCGATGACTACGTGACCAAAGTGTTACATGCCTGCGGAGAAGATCTGGAAGTTTTTCAACACACTTTCCAACAACTCCCCCAACCGATGTGTGATACCCAAGTAATGGCTAATTTTTTAGGCTTTGCGAATTCACCGGGATTTGCCACATTGGTGCAACATTATTTCCAAATTGAAATTGATAAAGGTGCTTCCCGTACCGATTGGTTGGCTCGTCCGTTATCAGATACCCAATTGCGCTATGCGGCAGCGGATGTATGGTATTTGTTGCCGTTATATCAACAAATGCAAGCCCAACTGGCACAAACCGAGTGGCAAAGTGCGGTCAAAAATGAATGTGAATTTTTGCTCAATAAACGCGCACACTCAGGGAAAGATCCTGACACCGCTTATTTTGCGATTCCAAATGCTTGGAAGCTCAATTCATTGGAATTAGTGCGATTAAAAATTCTCGCCAAATGGCGTACGCAAGAAGCCATGAAACGGGATCTTGCGTTAAATTTCGTGGTGCGTTCAGAAAATTTATGGGCGGTGGCAAAATATAATCCGAAAAGCACCTCAGCATTGTTAGAACTCGGGTTGAGCACATCAGAAGTGCGAATTCATGGTAAAAAACTCTTACAGTTGCTTGAACAGGTTAAGCGTATCGATCCCAAGGATTATCCTCCAATGATTCAGCGGTTAACTGATGATCCGCGCTATAAAACGGCCCTGAAAGCCTTGCAACAGAAACTCAAGGAAATTACCCCTAAAAACTTACCGCAAGAGTTAATTGCAAGCCGACGTAGCTTAGAAAATTTAATGAAATGGCATTGGTTAAACGCCTCTAAAGAGGATCTCCCAGAGTTATTACAAGGTTGGCGAAAACCTTTTGGCGATGCGTTATTAAATGTACTGAAAACCCTTTAA